One genomic region from ANME-2 cluster archaeon encodes:
- a CDS encoding ATP-binding protein: protein MKEYLFQVNNWWTTGDIPLEYRDTIPREKTGEIEQFIYDREILTLIGPRRSGKTTIIYQLIHSLLQSGISPKHIMYISLDDPEITLDMGDDLFIRLFESYQDIILREVKDQKIYVFIDEVQYFKGWEMWLKKYFDQYANIKFIVSGSSSLAIKDESAALTGRNLRFLIYPFSYREFIQARDTIRMEKTAFSYKNFEDAYNAVLPFNNKLILLFKEYLYSGGYPRTINEDAGKSREILKQYFYDTIYKDILKMYPVRDVRALESIAVFLAQNIGNRFSFRKISSALGIDVETVIRYVRYLEETYLVFMVNYFSYSSKAVMQKEKKVYMIDTGLRNAISTSVDEPVQVENCVFTHLIRKFENVSYWRDVEEVDFIVSIENTPMPVEVKYQNSIGQSDIRSVLKFCKKFKLTRGIIVTKNELRMEVFNGVEVWFIPVWLFMSII, encoded by the coding sequence ATGAAAGAATACCTATTCCAGGTTAACAACTGGTGGACAACCGGTGATATACCATTGGAATATCGGGATACAATTCCACGTGAAAAAACAGGTGAAATTGAACAATTCATATATGACCGGGAGATACTTACTCTCATAGGTCCCCGAAGGTCGGGAAAAACAACCATAATTTACCAGCTTATACATTCACTCCTGCAAAGCGGTATCAGCCCGAAGCATATCATGTATATATCGCTTGATGATCCGGAAATAACCCTGGATATGGGAGACGATTTATTTATCCGACTGTTTGAATCATACCAGGACATCATCCTTCGAGAGGTAAAAGACCAGAAAATATATGTCTTCATAGATGAGGTCCAGTATTTCAAAGGGTGGGAGATGTGGCTGAAAAAATACTTTGATCAGTATGCGAATATAAAGTTCATTGTATCCGGTTCAAGTTCGCTTGCCATAAAAGATGAATCTGCGGCTCTTACCGGACGCAATTTAAGGTTTTTGATATATCCATTTTCGTATCGTGAATTTATACAGGCCAGGGATACTATACGAATGGAAAAGACAGCCTTTTCTTACAAAAACTTTGAAGATGCTTATAATGCTGTCCTTCCATTCAATAATAAGTTGATTCTCTTATTCAAGGAATATCTTTACTCCGGCGGCTATCCGAGGACTATTAATGAGGATGCTGGAAAATCCAGAGAAATATTGAAACAGTATTTCTACGACACAATCTACAAAGATATTTTAAAAATGTATCCTGTCAGGGATGTAAGGGCTCTCGAGAGTATTGCGGTATTTCTTGCACAGAATATCGGTAACAGGTTCAGCTTCCGGAAAATTTCATCTGCTCTTGGTATTGATGTGGAAACTGTGATCAGGTATGTCAGGTATCTTGAGGAAACGTACCTTGTTTTCATGGTAAATTATTTCTCTTATTCATCAAAAGCGGTCATGCAAAAAGAAAAGAAGGTATATATGATAGATACAGGGCTCAGGAATGCCATTTCCACATCTGTTGATGAACCGGTACAGGTGGAAAATTGTGTATTCACCCATCTGATCAGGAAGTTTGAAAACGTTAGTTACTGGCGTGATGTTGAAGAGGTGGACTTTATAGTTTCCATTGAAAATACACCAATGCCTGTAGAGGTAAAATACCAGAATTCTATAGGCCAGAGCGACATCAGATCAGTTCTAAAATTCTGCAAGAAGTTTAAATTAACCAGAGGCATCATAGTCACAAAGAATGAACTTAGAATGGAAGTGTTCAATGGCGTCGAGGTCTGGTTCATTCCAGTATGGTTGTTTATGTCAATAATATAG
- a CDS encoding ferredoxin:glutaredoxin reductase: MNEETEALYAELKQLADEGGYTMQSDTVILEDLLIGLVENEKRYGYRSCPCRLASGTLAKDMDIICPCDYRDPDLEEFGCCYCTLYVDENWIRGTRPHLPIPERRPVEKILGKGEDVDMTVAESDKDISVWRCTVCGYLAARAEPPHMCPICKAPKERFEKFLL, from the coding sequence ATGAACGAAGAGACAGAAGCGTTATACGCAGAATTAAAGCAGCTGGCAGATGAAGGCGGGTATACTATGCAATCTGATACGGTCATACTCGAAGACCTGCTCATTGGCCTGGTCGAGAACGAAAAACGGTATGGATACCGCTCATGTCCCTGCCGGCTTGCCTCAGGTACCCTTGCCAAGGATATGGATATTATCTGCCCCTGTGACTACCGGGACCCGGACCTTGAGGAATTCGGATGCTGCTACTGCACGTTATACGTAGACGAAAATTGGATACGCGGCACAAGACCCCACCTCCCCATACCCGAGAGGCGGCCTGTGGAGAAGATACTCGGCAAAGGTGAGGACGTGGACATGACAGTGGCAGAAAGTGATAAAGATATCTCAGTCTGGCGTTGTACGGTATGTGGCTACCTGGCCGCAAGGGCCGAGCCTCCGCACATGTGTCCTATATGCAAGGCTCCCAAAGAGCGGTTCGAGAAATTCCTGCTCTGA
- the cbiQ gene encoding cobalt ECF transporter T component CbiQ — protein MYITLYDIERESYKESLLHNMDGRVKMLMTLVVIIYAVGLPRLDIITIERLGVMWLYLVALIIVARLNPVYVAARIALALPFGLGISVLQPFIRQPFITEFSVLYNLGPGISVTAEGLLFGSVLFAKFMVCVTAVVLLSSTTQMRDMVASARRLGLPAELTLLFSMMVRYLFVFWGMLRRIRTAQKTRCFDIWNKNVPKRWILEQIGNSISSLFLRSYEQGERTYYSMLCRAYSADSQVCVGTQNVGVRDYLTFSTTIILIGLVQFWI, from the coding sequence ATGTACATCACCCTTTACGATATTGAGCGGGAATCATACAAGGAAAGCCTGTTGCACAATATGGACGGGCGTGTCAAAATGTTGATGACCCTGGTCGTCATAATCTATGCAGTCGGCCTACCCAGACTTGATATTATCACCATTGAACGGCTGGGTGTCATGTGGTTATACCTGGTGGCTCTAATTATAGTTGCAAGGTTGAATCCGGTCTATGTGGCCGCAAGGATAGCACTTGCACTTCCATTCGGACTGGGCATATCAGTACTTCAGCCCTTTATCAGGCAGCCTTTCATAACTGAATTTAGTGTGCTCTACAACTTGGGGCCGGGCATCTCCGTAACCGCAGAGGGGCTGCTGTTTGGCAGTGTGCTTTTCGCCAAGTTTATGGTATGTGTCACTGCAGTGGTGTTGCTGTCTTCCACCACCCAGATGCGGGATATGGTAGCCAGTGCCCGCCGGCTGGGGCTGCCCGCTGAACTGACACTACTGTTCAGTATGATGGTCCGCTACCTGTTCGTCTTCTGGGGCATGCTTAGGCGCATCAGGACTGCCCAGAAGACCAGGTGTTTTGATATATGGAATAAAAACGTGCCCAAGCGGTGGATACTTGAACAGATTGGAAATTCAATTAGTTCCCTGTTCCTCCGTTCGTATGAGCAGGGTGAGCGCACGTACTACTCTATGCTCTGCCGGGCATATTCGGCAGATTCACAGGTGTGTGTGGGTACGCAGAATGTGGGAGTAAGGGATTATCTGACGTTTTCAACCACGATTATCCTGATAGGACTGGTGCAGTTCTGGATTTGA
- the nikR gene encoding nickel-responsive transcriptional regulator NikR, translating to MDTELSRIGVSLPENLLEKFDIIIQNRGYSSRSEGIRDAIRGYIRYYDWMSSIEGDRAATITLAYNHHQKGIEDTLNNIQHKYLDIIRSSVHIHMENDTCVEVIILKGEAGKIREIYENIVKNKGIQHVKLDTINPQEI from the coding sequence ATGGATACAGAATTATCACGGATAGGAGTTTCACTTCCTGAAAACTTACTTGAGAAATTCGATATTATTATACAAAACCGTGGATATTCTTCCAGGTCAGAAGGCATTAGGGACGCCATCCGGGGATATATCAGGTATTACGACTGGATGAGTAGCATTGAAGGTGACAGGGCCGCCACCATAACCCTGGCATACAACCATCATCAAAAAGGCATAGAAGACACGCTGAACAATATACAGCACAAGTACCTCGACATTATCCGCTCCTCAGTTCATATCCACATGGAAAATGACACTTGTGTGGAAGTGATCATCCTGAAAGGTGAGGCAGGAAAGATTCGGGAGATATATGAAAATATTGTAAAGAACAAAGGTATACAGCACGTCAAACTTGATACCATCAATCCACAGGAGATATAG
- a CDS encoding glutaredoxin family protein, which yields MTTIMLYTLSTCVYCKGLKKYLRDNGFEFDYIDVDTLSGSEREKVLMKVMELNPSISFPTAVINGKVIVGYDKEKVDRALGL from the coding sequence ATGACCACTATCATGCTTTACACACTAAGCACATGCGTATACTGCAAAGGCCTGAAAAAGTATCTCAGGGACAACGGCTTTGAATTCGATTATATTGATGTAGATACATTATCTGGAAGCGAGCGGGAAAAGGTCCTCATGAAGGTCATGGAACTGAATCCATCTATCAGTTTTCCCACTGCAGTGATAAACGGCAAAGTAATAGTTGGGTATGATAAAGAGAAAGTAGACAGGGCGCTGGGACTATGA
- a CDS encoding anion transporter: MLAIFILFLVFILIAVRKIGKVRLPIWQVMTLGAAGVVVTGQISPIESARSVNLDVLLFLFGVFVIGQSLEDSGYLGHLTYRIFRRAKSMDMLVFTIMVVMGFASALIMNDTLAIIGTPVMLHLAGKHGISPKLLLLALAFSITTGSVMSPIGNPQNLLIALDGNIIDLFVTFLRYLFLPTLINILLAFVVLKLSFRQSFTSGALNHSEEPIRDYRLAFLSRLSLLMLVSLIFLKIGLIMFHASFTLDLAYMSLIAAIPIMAHTQRLKILSRIDWHTLIFFISMFILMQSVWNTGFFQYQLDRVPLDAASTPMILAVSIILSQFISNVPLVALYLPILTLADAGVPQLMALAAGSTIAGNLTILGAASNVIIIHNAEKYGHTIRFMDFVKIGIPLTVINCAVYYVFLV, encoded by the coding sequence GTGCTTGCGATATTCATTCTTTTCCTGGTCTTTATCCTCATCGCTGTAAGGAAGATAGGAAAAGTTCGGCTACCTATCTGGCAGGTAATGACCCTGGGTGCAGCAGGTGTTGTGGTAACCGGGCAGATATCTCCCATAGAATCCGCACGGTCGGTGAACCTGGACGTACTACTGTTCCTGTTCGGTGTTTTCGTCATCGGGCAGTCCCTGGAAGACAGCGGGTACCTGGGTCACCTCACCTATCGAATATTCAGGAGAGCAAAGTCCATGGATATGCTGGTATTTACCATCATGGTGGTCATGGGTTTTGCATCTGCTCTTATCATGAACGACACCCTTGCCATTATCGGTACTCCGGTGATGCTGCACCTTGCAGGAAAACACGGTATCTCCCCAAAACTGCTGCTGCTCGCTCTTGCATTTTCCATAACGACAGGTAGTGTCATGAGCCCTATAGGCAATCCCCAGAATCTCCTGATAGCCCTTGATGGGAACATTATCGATTTGTTCGTTACTTTTTTACGATACCTGTTCTTACCCACTCTAATCAATATTTTGCTGGCTTTTGTAGTATTAAAACTGAGCTTCAGGCAGAGTTTTACAAGCGGTGCGCTGAACCATTCCGAAGAACCAATACGAGATTACCGCCTGGCATTTCTTTCCAGGTTGTCTCTCTTAATGCTGGTATCACTTATCTTCTTGAAAATCGGTCTGATAATGTTCCATGCCAGCTTTACCCTTGATCTGGCATACATGAGCCTTATTGCAGCCATTCCCATCATGGCCCACACACAACGATTGAAGATACTATCCCGTATTGACTGGCATACCCTGATATTTTTCATATCAATGTTCATACTGATGCAGAGTGTGTGGAATACGGGTTTTTTCCAGTACCAGTTAGACAGGGTCCCGCTGGATGCAGCTTCAACCCCGATGATACTTGCTGTCAGTATCATCCTGAGCCAGTTCATTTCAAATGTGCCGCTGGTGGCACTTTACCTGCCCATCCTGACCCTGGCTGACGCAGGTGTTCCACAATTGATGGCATTAGCTGCAGGAAGTACTATAGCAGGAAATCTGACCATTCTGGGTGCTGCCAGTAATGTGATAATCATACATAATGCCGAAAAATACGGTCATACTATTAGATTCATGGACTTTGTCAAGATCGGGATACCCCTGACCGTGATCAATTGTGCAGTGTACTATGTTTTTCTGGTATGA
- the cbiM gene encoding cobalt transporter CbiM yields MHILDGLIPFPQYIVYWLLILPPVYLSLRWARQEMDEMKTPLLAVLAAGIFAIQAVNLPIGMGTSGHMVGAVLAAIILGSPYAGLLLLTLVLVVQAFVFYDGGLTTLGANIFNMGLVSCWSGYYTYRWLEGRLGTVSASFAGAWLGLVLSALTATVQLYLAGAFPLVEALVVMGTFHAVSGLIGEGFITALVVKFILSSRPDIMNLEQRKPISRNTLVAVAAVVLVLAVAAPYIASTNPDGLERAMVILMGEEKMEATLDASMQYSAPMPDYSIPGLGRVGEVFSIVAGTILVLVLGMLFIKFAGKNRMVTPGSGAGDTSMDDDKDSNSNNSSDSNGNDNGNGNGNGWVSEERDWGTPYIVETRDLTHIYRSGTTTALDGINFSVKPGERVVLLGANGAGKSTLFKHLNGILKSTSGQVLVKGQPITRSNIKDVRRTVGVVFQDPDDQIFSPTVAQDVAFGPMNLGLSPDVVERRVKRALEMVRLTGYEDRAPHHLSGGEKKRVAIAGILAMKPEVLVLDEPTNGLDPGAAGRLMRLIMEMNKNLGITMIIATHEVDLVPEFAQRVCVMSGGMIIGEGTPMEIFGRTDLIAKTHLRLPVVAQLMEKLKEAELDVAVELTVDGARDEILRAAGRRN; encoded by the coding sequence TTGCACATACTAGACGGACTGATACCTTTTCCCCAGTATATCGTATACTGGCTTCTCATCCTTCCACCGGTTTACCTGTCCCTGCGCTGGGCCAGGCAGGAAATGGACGAGATGAAGACGCCGCTGCTGGCTGTACTGGCAGCCGGGATATTTGCCATCCAGGCCGTTAACCTTCCCATCGGCATGGGTACGAGCGGCCACATGGTAGGTGCGGTGCTGGCAGCCATCATACTTGGGTCCCCGTACGCGGGATTGCTGCTTCTCACTCTTGTGCTGGTAGTCCAGGCATTCGTGTTCTACGATGGCGGCTTAACCACACTGGGCGCCAATATTTTCAATATGGGACTGGTGAGCTGCTGGTCAGGTTATTACACCTATCGCTGGCTTGAAGGCAGGCTGGGTACGGTCAGCGCATCATTTGCTGGAGCGTGGCTGGGACTGGTGCTATCAGCGCTCACTGCCACCGTGCAGCTCTATCTGGCAGGTGCGTTCCCGCTGGTGGAAGCCCTGGTGGTCATGGGCACCTTCCACGCGGTCAGCGGGCTTATCGGCGAAGGTTTCATCACAGCACTGGTGGTGAAATTTATCCTGAGCTCCCGGCCTGATATCATGAATCTCGAGCAGCGAAAACCCATTTCGAGAAATACACTGGTTGCAGTGGCGGCCGTAGTACTGGTATTGGCGGTGGCAGCACCCTACATTGCATCCACCAACCCTGACGGGCTCGAAAGGGCAATGGTCATACTCATGGGAGAAGAAAAGATGGAGGCCACCCTGGACGCTTCAATGCAATACAGTGCCCCTATGCCGGATTATTCCATACCAGGACTCGGCAGGGTGGGTGAAGTGTTTTCCATTGTTGCAGGTACTATACTGGTGCTGGTGCTGGGCATGTTGTTCATAAAATTTGCAGGAAAAAATCGTATGGTTACACCCGGCAGCGGTGCAGGTGATACCAGTATGGATGATGATAAGGACAGTAATAGTAACAATAGCAGTGACAGTAACGGTAATGACAATGGTAATGGTAACGGCAACGGCTGGGTATCTGAAGAGCGTGACTGGGGAACACCCTATATCGTTGAGACCAGGGACCTGACACATATCTACCGCAGTGGGACAACCACAGCCCTTGACGGCATCAATTTTTCTGTAAAGCCAGGTGAGCGTGTAGTTCTGCTAGGTGCCAACGGTGCAGGCAAGTCCACACTGTTCAAGCACCTGAACGGCATCCTCAAATCCACATCAGGCCAGGTGCTTGTAAAAGGACAGCCCATAACCCGGTCCAATATCAAGGACGTGCGCAGGACCGTAGGTGTGGTGTTCCAGGACCCGGATGACCAGATATTCTCACCCACAGTGGCTCAGGACGTGGCCTTCGGCCCCATGAATCTGGGGCTGTCTCCTGATGTGGTGGAGCGTAGGGTAAAGCGGGCGCTTGAAATGGTACGGCTGACCGGTTACGAGGACCGGGCTCCCCACCACTTGAGCGGCGGCGAGAAGAAGCGAGTGGCCATTGCCGGGATACTTGCCATGAAACCCGAGGTACTGGTACTTGATGAGCCCACCAACGGCCTTGACCCCGGGGCGGCTGGGCGGCTGATGCGACTGATAATGGAAATGAACAAGAATCTGGGAATCACTATGATAATTGCCACTCATGAAGTGGACCTGGTACCAGAATTTGCACAGCGGGTATGCGTTATGTCAGGTGGGATGATTATTGGTGAGGGAACGCCTATGGAGATATTCGGCAGGACTGACCTGATAGCAAAGACGCACCTGCGGCTGCCTGTGGTGGCCCAGTTGATGGAGAAGTTAAAGGAAGCCGAACTGGACGTGGCAGTGGAACTGACCGTGGACGGGGCCAGGGATGAGATATTAAGGGCTGCAGGCAGGCGAAATTAG
- a CDS encoding flavodoxin family protein: MKILALIGSPRKEGNTDILVDSVLGGAKAAGHQGEKHYLYDLDLLPCIDCRNCKNGDKVCTRDDDMKYIYPKIEGADVILFGTPLYWYGPSGPMKLLMDRLLPYSETDMLKGKRAVLVIPSAEGAGACEAVVRMFKLSFDYLGIDITDVLLPMAYEREEISGNTEELERARRVGALL; this comes from the coding sequence ATGAAAATACTGGCATTGATAGGCAGCCCCAGGAAAGAGGGGAACACTGACATTCTGGTAGATTCAGTGCTGGGCGGTGCAAAGGCTGCCGGGCACCAGGGCGAAAAACATTACCTGTACGACCTCGACCTGCTGCCGTGCATTGATTGCCGCAACTGCAAGAACGGTGATAAAGTATGTACCAGGGACGACGACATGAAGTATATCTACCCGAAGATAGAGGGTGCGGACGTGATACTGTTCGGAACGCCCCTGTACTGGTACGGGCCGTCGGGTCCCATGAAACTGCTCATGGACAGGCTGCTGCCCTATAGCGAGACCGACATGCTGAAGGGTAAACGTGCGGTGCTGGTCATTCCTTCTGCCGAAGGAGCTGGTGCCTGTGAGGCAGTTGTCAGGATGTTCAAGCTTTCTTTTGATTACCTGGGAATTGATATCACTGATGTATTGTTACCAATGGCTTATGAGAGAGAGGAGATTTCAGGAAATACAGAGGAACTGGAACGGGCCAGAAGAGTTGGAGCATTGCTGTAG
- the cbiM gene encoding cobalt transporter CbiM gives MHIGDGLIPLGQTIIYWLIALVFIVKSLEWARKDLDEMKVPMLAALAAGIFAIQAMNIPIPWGTSGHMMGAALAAIILGSPFAAVLLLTLVLVVQGVVFADGGITAMGANIVNMGVVGGFIGFYSYNTLKNSIGMTAASFAAGWLSIVIAALVCTVQMSLAGIFPLREGLLFMGLYHAVIGVVGEGAITAIALNRIMAVRPDVVSERSVPGVGVAA, from the coding sequence ATGCATATTGGAGACGGTTTAATACCACTGGGCCAGACAATCATATACTGGCTGATTGCCCTGGTCTTTATAGTAAAGTCCCTTGAATGGGCGCGGAAAGATTTGGACGAAATGAAAGTACCCATGCTGGCGGCCCTGGCTGCCGGTATATTTGCCATACAGGCAATGAACATACCCATACCATGGGGCACCAGCGGACACATGATGGGTGCAGCCCTGGCAGCAATTATACTTGGCAGTCCTTTTGCCGCGGTGCTGCTGCTTACACTGGTACTGGTGGTGCAGGGCGTTGTGTTTGCAGATGGGGGCATAACAGCAATGGGGGCTAATATTGTCAATATGGGGGTTGTTGGAGGTTTTATCGGATTCTATTCATATAACACCCTTAAAAATAGCATCGGGATGACAGCAGCTTCTTTCGCTGCCGGATGGCTATCGATAGTTATTGCGGCACTGGTCTGTACTGTACAGATGTCTCTTGCTGGTATCTTTCCTTTGAGGGAAGGTCTGCTATTCATGGGGCTTTATCATGCAGTTATCGGAGTGGTCGGTGAAGGAGCCATCACAGCCATTGCTTTGAACAGGATAATGGCGGTCAGACCTGATGTAGTATCTGAACGATCAGTGCCGGGGGTAGGGGTGGCAGCGTGA
- a CDS encoding NADH:flavin oxidoreductase, whose protein sequence is MLFEPIDINGLHIPNRFVRSATHEWLAEEDGTPTPAIGDMYEELAKYEVGLIISGYSYVDPAGKSSQRQQGIYDDRFIGPYSKITERVHKYGSKIALQVVHGGRQALVTPEYPQTMAPSAVKDTSSGKMPRAMTEKQILATIEDFARSVCRAQAASFDAVQLHVAHGFLLSSFISPYTNKRTDKWGGSVENRTRIIAEIIRRARELVGEDFPIMVKMNATDGFGDKGLDAPECVEIAGALEKAGVCAIEVSGGISEAGEVMSRRGINVPGREAYFRDYARMIKQGVGIPVMLVGGMRSRALMEEMLEGGYADMVSLSRPLIREPDIVVKFREGAMEAECTSCNRCFDESGVKCNSGR, encoded by the coding sequence ATGCTCTTTGAACCCATAGACATTAATGGACTCCACATTCCGAACAGATTCGTTCGTTCAGCTACTCATGAATGGCTGGCAGAGGAGGACGGTACACCCACACCAGCCATAGGCGACATGTACGAGGAACTGGCAAAGTACGAGGTAGGTCTCATTATTTCAGGGTATTCCTATGTGGACCCGGCAGGTAAGAGCAGCCAGCGCCAGCAAGGTATCTATGATGACCGGTTCATCGGACCGTACTCCAAAATCACGGAGCGAGTGCATAAATACGGAAGTAAGATAGCACTCCAGGTCGTGCACGGTGGGAGGCAGGCTCTGGTCACGCCAGAGTATCCACAGACCATGGCCCCTTCGGCAGTAAAAGATACTTCGTCAGGAAAGATGCCCCGGGCCATGACCGAAAAGCAGATACTGGCGACTATCGAGGATTTTGCCCGGTCGGTCTGCAGGGCGCAAGCCGCCAGTTTCGATGCGGTGCAGCTGCATGTTGCACACGGCTTTTTGCTCAGCAGTTTCATCTCACCTTACACAAATAAGCGTACTGATAAGTGGGGCGGGTCAGTGGAGAACAGGACGCGCATCATTGCAGAGATCATCAGGCGCGCCCGGGAGCTGGTGGGCGAGGACTTTCCGATAATGGTGAAGATGAATGCCACGGATGGTTTTGGGGATAAGGGGTTGGATGCGCCTGAGTGTGTTGAGATTGCCGGCGCGCTGGAGAAGGCAGGAGTGTGCGCCATCGAGGTGAGCGGCGGGATTTCCGAGGCCGGCGAGGTGATGTCCAGGCGGGGAATAAATGTGCCTGGCAGGGAGGCGTATTTCAGGGATTATGCCCGGATGATAAAGCAGGGTGTAGGTATTCCTGTTATGCTCGTTGGGGGTATGAGGTCGCGGGCTTTGATGGAGGAAATGCTTGAGGGGGGTTATGCTGATATGGTGTCGTTGAGCAGGCCGCTTATCAGGGAGCCTGATATTGTTGTGAAGTTCAGGGAAGGGGCTATGGAGGCAGAGTGTACTTCATGTAACAGGTGCTTTGATGAGAGCGGGGTGAAGTGTAATTCAGGTAGATGA
- a CDS encoding PDGLE domain-containing protein codes for MSKNGIIIAGAVIAIIISVLAPFLASSNPDGLDKNLINLVGGGSEEHAEEIIGERMPIEYEAPLPDYSIEGMGKLGEVGAIMAGTLLMLGISLGLGKVLGRKQGT; via the coding sequence GTGAGCAAAAATGGGATTATCATAGCCGGAGCAGTGATAGCGATCATCATTTCAGTGCTGGCCCCGTTCCTGGCATCCAGCAATCCCGATGGCCTGGATAAGAACCTTATCAATCTGGTGGGTGGAGGTAGTGAGGAACATGCTGAGGAGATCATCGGTGAGCGGATGCCAATCGAATATGAGGCACCCCTGCCTGACTATTCCATTGAGGGGATGGGCAAGCTGGGTGAGGTCGGAGCTATCATGGCTGGTACTTTATTAATGCTGGGGATATCCCTTGGTCTTGGTAAAGTACTTGGCAGGAAACAGGGGACTTAA
- a CDS encoding ATP-binding protein produces the protein MDKGFIITYIKKRNYWWQTGSINPADKGIQRPDYLEDITKIERLERITCLTGIRRSGKTTILFQYIDYLLKNSDAQRIVYVKMDDILGKIDSIHDILDIYHELTGIDPARETVYFLLDEIHAQKDWQLQLKYYIDAHAKCRFLISGSSKTLLYLDSSESLAGRISFIDVFPLTFREFLRFNDTLPDIPVHRSPIDSFNDIEKVYHSIIEHRHEILHVLGQYFDTGGYPEWFKIKDMDMWYRTIVEDYFALILFKDIVSVFRVKDPILLDRLVRDIAVLSTNRFTYKGLSERLGVDRETLKLYLYYLQSSMMVFVADVYTPSQKAVEKRPKKLYFWEEGLRRALTLDKDDGITAENIVAWHLIKKGSKSKPAFKPFYWKNKYEVDFIYDDSRTVIPIEVKYQKQPSTSKIKGLMEFIDVNGLNRGIVVTRDAFKIEELDGCRVLFIPLWLFLLSM, from the coding sequence ATGGACAAAGGATTCATAATAACCTACATAAAAAAAAGGAACTACTGGTGGCAGACAGGCAGCATTAACCCTGCTGATAAAGGAATCCAAAGACCCGATTATCTTGAGGATATCACGAAAATAGAACGCTTGGAAAGAATCACATGCCTGACCGGCATCAGGCGGTCCGGCAAGACCACCATACTTTTCCAGTATATAGATTACCTTCTTAAGAATTCAGATGCTCAAAGAATCGTTTATGTGAAGATGGACGACATCCTGGGAAAAATAGATAGTATCCACGATATCCTGGATATATACCACGAACTGACAGGAATAGACCCTGCGAGGGAAACCGTGTATTTTCTGCTGGATGAAATACATGCCCAGAAAGACTGGCAATTGCAATTAAAATATTACATAGACGCACATGCAAAATGCCGTTTTCTGATATCGGGGTCATCCAAGACACTGCTATATCTGGATTCGTCAGAAAGCCTGGCAGGCAGGATAAGCTTTATCGATGTATTTCCCCTGACATTCAGGGAATTCCTGAGGTTCAATGACACTCTGCCTGACATTCCTGTACATCGCTCTCCCATTGATTCCTTCAATGACATTGAAAAAGTATACCACAGCATCATCGAACACAGACATGAGATATTGCATGTGCTGGGGCAGTATTTCGACACCGGTGGATACCCGGAATGGTTCAAGATAAAAGATATGGACATGTGGTACAGAACGATAGTTGAAGATTATTTTGCGCTTATCCTGTTCAAGGATATTGTGAGCGTATTCAGGGTAAAGGACCCCATATTACTTGACAGGCTTGTGCGGGATATTGCAGTGCTGTCCACAAATCGATTCACCTATAAAGGACTCTCAGAACGCCTGGGTGTGGACAGGGAAACCCTGAAACTTTACCTTTATTATCTCCAGAGTTCAATGATGGTATTTGTAGCAGATGTATATACGCCGTCTCAAAAGGCAGTTGAGAAACGGCCAAAGAAACTCTATTTCTGGGAAGAAGGGCTTAGAAGAGCTTTGACCCTGGACAAAGATGATGGAATAACCGCTGAGAATATTGTTGCATGGCATTTGATCAAAAAGGGAAGCAAATCAAAACCGGCTTTTAAACCCTTTTACTGGAAAAATAAATATGAAGTGGATTTTATTTATGATGATTCCAGGACTGTAATCCCCATAGAAGTGAAATACCAAAAGCAGCCATCAACCTCCAAAATAAAGGGATTGATGGAATTCATAGATGTAAATGGGTTGAATAGGGGGATTGTGGTGACAAGGGATGCTTTTAAAATAGAAGAATTGGATGGCTGCAGGGTATTGTTTATCCCATTATGGCTGTTCTTGCTGTCAATGTGA